In Arthrobacter citreus, a genomic segment contains:
- a CDS encoding DUF2795 domain-containing protein: MADKPSPIDIQKALGGLDYPASKEDIVQKAQGAKADSSVLDALGNLPERQYDAPTDISKEIFD; this comes from the coding sequence ATGGCTGACAAACCAAGCCCGATCGACATTCAGAAGGCGCTGGGAGGCTTGGACTACCCGGCGTCCAAGGAAGACATTGTGCAGAAGGCCCAGGGCGCGAAGGCCGATTCGTCGGTGTTGGACGCGCTGGGAAACCTGCCGGAGCGCCAGTACGACGCCCCGACGGATATCAGCAAGGAGATCTTCGACTGA
- a CDS encoding glycosyltransferase family 2 protein, producing MSRKWSGEWGLAGNSDAGGRPVPLQVLIPTRNRAAEFAVTLAGLAAQDEPGFGVVVSDQSSGEPSWQHPAAAAMVRVLRAQGRPVRLERNMPVRGMAQQRQHLLDMARAPLVLYLDNDVWLEPDMLRRMAGALAEAGCGFIGAAVQGLSYLQDRRPGEQEAFEPWSGPVQPERIRRGSPGFDRWPLHNAANLAHLAARLDVPAGSWELYKVAWVGACVLFDRRKLLDCGGFTFWEDLPPGHSGEDVAAQWRVMEKYGGAGLVPSGAVHLESPTTVPDRSTDAAEQMFGQ from the coding sequence GTGAGCCGGAAGTGGTCCGGCGAATGGGGGCTTGCGGGCAATTCTGACGCTGGCGGACGGCCTGTTCCCCTGCAGGTCCTGATCCCCACCCGGAACCGCGCGGCGGAATTCGCCGTAACCCTGGCCGGGCTGGCCGCCCAGGACGAACCAGGATTCGGCGTGGTGGTCAGTGACCAAAGTTCCGGGGAACCCTCCTGGCAGCATCCCGCGGCGGCTGCGATGGTCCGGGTTCTCCGTGCCCAGGGGCGGCCGGTGCGGCTGGAACGGAACATGCCGGTGCGCGGCATGGCCCAGCAGCGCCAGCACCTGCTGGATATGGCCCGTGCCCCGCTGGTGCTCTATCTGGACAATGACGTTTGGCTGGAGCCGGACATGCTGCGGCGGATGGCCGGGGCGTTGGCGGAGGCCGGCTGCGGGTTTATTGGGGCCGCGGTGCAGGGCCTGTCATACCTGCAGGACCGCCGTCCCGGGGAGCAGGAGGCCTTCGAACCCTGGTCCGGGCCGGTCCAGCCGGAGCGGATCCGCCGGGGATCACCGGGATTTGACCGCTGGCCGCTGCACAACGCCGCGAATCTTGCCCATCTGGCCGCACGGCTGGACGTTCCCGCCGGTTCCTGGGAGCTGTACAAAGTGGCCTGGGTGGGAGCATGCGTGCTTTTTGACCGCCGGAAGCTGCTGGACTGCGGCGGCTTCACCTTCTGGGAGGATCTGCCGCCGGGGCACTCCGGTGAAGACGTGGCCGCGCAGTGGCGGGTCATGGAGAAATACGGCGGGGCGGGTTTGGTTCCCTCCGGCGCCGTGCACCTGGAATCACCCACAACGGTCCCGGACCGTTCCACAGACGCTGCCGAGCAAATGTTCGGACAGTGA
- the rfaE2 gene encoding D-glycero-beta-D-manno-heptose 1-phosphate adenylyltransferase has translation MNIPGDLAGLRSLTPWLPGRLAEGAPRIAVIGDVMLDGWWSGTSDRFCREAPAPVVDISRRDYAPGGAANTAMNLQSLGARVRLAGLVGEDEPGKRLRGLLAEAGIDLRQLHSHPAARTATKYRVQAGEQVLLRMDDGGNPVPAEAEEHLAASLAAWLQDADAVVVCDYGTGLLHGPVRAALEAVRGGVLTVVDAHDPGLWAGLGADIVTPNAQEAARLLGITLQPQADRARQITGYGRDLLRAAGAGSAVVTLDSEGTVLFTGDGSVHRTWARPASEKHASGAGDTFVACLTLARAAGLPLSTAADLAQNAADIVVQRAGTSVCSSADLALHLTALADTALTPEELAARVAADRAAGKRIVLTNGCFDVLHRGHTRYLQQAKALGDILVVALNGDDSVTRLKGPGRPINPVHDRAGVITALSCVDYVTVFDTDTPIPLIEALRPDIYAKGGDYSPEMLQETPVVRGLGGQVRILDYVADHSTTAVVERIQASPLRPDPVRPRQSTAPQQPVGPAPAGSGGGEEAGAGP, from the coding sequence ATGAACATCCCCGGGGACCTGGCCGGGCTGCGCAGCCTGACCCCGTGGCTGCCCGGCCGGCTGGCCGAGGGCGCGCCGCGGATCGCGGTGATTGGTGATGTCATGCTGGACGGCTGGTGGTCCGGCACCTCCGACCGGTTCTGCCGCGAGGCGCCCGCGCCAGTGGTTGACATTTCCCGCCGTGATTACGCTCCCGGCGGTGCGGCGAACACCGCCATGAACCTGCAGTCCCTCGGGGCCCGGGTGCGGCTTGCCGGGCTCGTGGGCGAGGACGAGCCCGGCAAGCGGCTGCGCGGCCTCCTCGCGGAGGCAGGCATCGACCTGCGGCAGCTGCACTCGCACCCCGCCGCCCGCACGGCCACCAAATACCGTGTCCAGGCCGGGGAGCAGGTTCTGCTGCGCATGGACGACGGCGGGAATCCTGTCCCGGCCGAGGCGGAGGAGCATTTGGCAGCGTCACTGGCAGCCTGGCTGCAGGACGCGGACGCGGTGGTGGTGTGCGACTACGGAACCGGGCTCCTGCACGGGCCGGTGCGTGCGGCGCTGGAAGCGGTGCGCGGCGGCGTGCTCACCGTGGTGGACGCCCATGATCCCGGGCTATGGGCCGGATTGGGAGCCGACATCGTCACGCCCAACGCGCAGGAAGCAGCCCGCCTCCTCGGCATCACGCTGCAGCCGCAGGCGGACCGGGCCAGGCAGATCACCGGGTACGGGCGGGACCTGCTGCGCGCTGCCGGTGCAGGGTCCGCCGTCGTGACGCTGGACAGCGAGGGCACCGTCCTGTTCACCGGCGACGGATCAGTGCACCGGACCTGGGCAAGGCCCGCTTCGGAGAAACACGCCTCGGGGGCCGGGGATACCTTTGTGGCCTGCCTGACGCTGGCCCGCGCAGCCGGGCTGCCGCTGAGTACCGCGGCTGACCTGGCGCAGAATGCCGCGGATATTGTGGTTCAACGGGCCGGCACCTCGGTCTGCAGTTCGGCGGACCTGGCGCTGCACCTGACCGCACTGGCGGACACTGCGCTGACGCCGGAGGAACTGGCAGCCCGGGTGGCGGCCGACCGGGCGGCGGGCAAGCGGATCGTGCTCACCAACGGGTGCTTCGACGTGCTGCACCGGGGGCATACCCGATACCTGCAGCAGGCCAAGGCCCTGGGCGACATCCTGGTGGTCGCGCTCAACGGCGATGACTCGGTGACCCGGCTCAAGGGGCCGGGCCGGCCCATCAATCCGGTGCACGACCGCGCTGGAGTCATTACCGCGCTGAGCTGCGTGGACTACGTGACGGTCTTCGACACCGACACCCCGATTCCGCTGATCGAGGCGCTGCGTCCGGACATCTATGCCAAGGGTGGGGACTACTCCCCCGAAATGCTGCAGGAAACACCGGTGGTGCGCGGCCTCGGCGGCCAGGTGCGGATCCTGGACTACGTGGCGGATCATTCCACCACCGCCGTCGTGGAGCGGATCCAGGCGTCCCCACTCCGCCCGGATCCAGTCCGCCCCCGGCAGAGCACGGCCCCCCAGCAGCCGGTGGGACCGGCTCCAGCCGGGAGCGGAGGCGGGGAGGAAGCCGGGGCGGGACCGTGA
- a CDS encoding MATE family efflux transporter, which yields MSTSSSQASTPALGRRILALAVPALGALVAEPLFLIADSAIVGHLGVNQLAGVGLASTVLQTAVGLMVFLAYSTTGTVARYLGGNRHREAVAAGRDGMGLALILGVVLSTAGILAAPWLASALGATGEVHRYAVDYLQYSMPGLTAMLVVLAATGVLRGLQDTRTPLAVAGIGFAVNIGLNYLLVYGFNLSVAGSALGTSITQWGMAAVYLVLVGRMARRAGVSLRPSPAGILATAHVGSWLMLRTLSLRLAVLAAVLVATAQGPQSLAAHQLVMTVFTFLAFALDALAIAAQALIGKELGAGNRSLARELTRRMIRWGVGFGVITGVLLAAAAPFAGWIFTPDAGVQSALTAGLWVLAVSQPICGLVFVLDGVLIGAGDARYLALTGVLNLLAYLPLLWWVHASDLEGPGGIAWLWAAFALGYMAARAATLTWRIRQDAWMVTGAAPRAASD from the coding sequence GTGAGCACTTCTTCCTCCCAGGCCTCCACCCCGGCCCTGGGCCGGCGCATCCTGGCGCTGGCCGTTCCAGCGCTGGGCGCGCTCGTTGCCGAGCCGCTGTTCCTCATCGCCGACTCAGCCATTGTGGGGCACCTCGGCGTCAACCAGCTCGCCGGGGTGGGCCTGGCTTCCACGGTGCTGCAGACCGCCGTCGGCCTCATGGTGTTCCTGGCGTATTCCACCACCGGGACCGTGGCGCGTTACCTGGGCGGAAACCGGCACCGTGAGGCCGTGGCCGCCGGCCGGGACGGCATGGGCCTGGCACTGATCCTGGGTGTGGTGCTGTCCACCGCCGGCATTCTGGCCGCGCCGTGGCTGGCCTCGGCGCTGGGCGCAACCGGGGAGGTGCACCGGTATGCCGTGGATTATCTGCAGTATTCCATGCCGGGACTGACCGCCATGCTGGTGGTGCTGGCCGCCACCGGCGTGCTGCGCGGGCTGCAGGACACCCGCACGCCGCTGGCCGTGGCCGGTATCGGCTTCGCTGTGAACATTGGCCTGAACTATCTGCTGGTCTACGGCTTCAACCTGTCGGTGGCCGGTTCGGCGCTGGGCACGAGCATCACCCAGTGGGGCATGGCCGCGGTGTACCTGGTGCTGGTGGGCCGGATGGCGCGGCGGGCCGGCGTGTCCCTGCGGCCTTCCCCGGCGGGGATCCTCGCCACCGCACACGTGGGTTCCTGGCTGATGCTGCGGACGCTCAGCCTGCGGCTGGCCGTCCTGGCCGCGGTGCTGGTGGCGACGGCGCAGGGGCCGCAGTCCCTGGCCGCGCACCAGCTGGTGATGACCGTCTTCACCTTCCTCGCCTTCGCCCTGGACGCCCTGGCGATCGCGGCCCAGGCGCTCATCGGCAAGGAACTGGGAGCCGGGAACCGCTCGCTGGCCCGGGAGCTGACCCGGCGCATGATCCGCTGGGGTGTTGGCTTCGGCGTGATCACGGGGGTGCTGCTGGCTGCCGCAGCGCCTTTTGCCGGCTGGATTTTCACGCCCGACGCCGGGGTCCAGTCCGCGCTGACCGCCGGTTTGTGGGTGCTTGCGGTATCGCAGCCAATCTGCGGACTGGTGTTTGTGCTGGACGGCGTGCTCATTGGTGCCGGTGACGCGCGGTACCTGGCCCTGACCGGAGTGCTGAACCTGCTCGCTTACCTGCCGCTGCTGTGGTGGGTCCATGCTTCGGATCTGGAAGGGCCCGGCGGAATCGCCTGGCTGTGGGCGGCTTTTGCCCTGGGCTACATGGCGGCACGGGCAGCCACACTGACCTGGCGGATCCGGCAGGATGCCTGGATGGTCACCGGGGCGGCACCCCGGGCCGCAAGCGACTAA